The following coding sequences lie in one Mesorhizobium sp. NZP2298 genomic window:
- a CDS encoding ABC transporter ATP-binding protein, whose translation MSTLDVRDVVVDFQGLRAIENVSLTLRPGEILGLIGPNGAGKTTLINVLTGFQTVTQGSVHMNGVDIGSWKPHERSRRGLVRTFQSVLPFVGLTALENVEAGGVAIGMSRREARAEARRILGEMGLSAKADRPVGTLPFGEERRVGIARAVAMRPRFLLMDEPAAGLNDAECNDLQQIIRSIGERLDCGILFIEHRMSLVFQLCHRIQVLQLGRTLAIGSTAEIRADAKVRKAYLGEEDPAPC comes from the coding sequence GTGTCCACGTTGGATGTCAGGGATGTCGTCGTCGACTTCCAGGGTCTGCGTGCGATCGAGAATGTGAGCCTGACGTTGAGACCGGGGGAAATCCTCGGCCTCATCGGTCCGAATGGCGCCGGCAAGACGACCCTGATCAACGTCCTGACCGGGTTCCAGACGGTGACGCAGGGCAGCGTCCACATGAATGGAGTGGATATCGGATCCTGGAAACCGCATGAGCGCAGCCGCAGAGGGCTCGTGCGCACCTTCCAGAGCGTGCTGCCCTTTGTCGGACTAACGGCGCTCGAGAATGTCGAGGCCGGCGGCGTGGCGATCGGCATGAGCCGGCGCGAAGCACGCGCCGAGGCGCGGCGCATCCTCGGCGAGATGGGGCTTTCGGCCAAGGCCGACAGGCCCGTCGGCACACTGCCGTTCGGCGAGGAGCGGCGTGTCGGCATTGCCAGGGCCGTCGCCATGAGACCGCGCTTCCTGTTGATGGACGAGCCTGCGGCCGGGCTCAACGATGCGGAATGCAACGATCTCCAGCAGATCATCAGGAGCATCGGAGAGCGGCTCGACTGCGGCATCCTTTTCATCGAACACCGCATGTCGCTGGTGTTTCAGCTTTGCCATCGGATCCAGGTGCTTCAGCTTGGCCGCACGCTGGCCATTGGTTCGACCGCGGAAATCAGGGCTGATGCCAAGGTCCGCAAAGCCTATCTCGGCGAAGAGGATCCCGCGCCTTGCTGA
- a CDS encoding branched-chain amino acid ABC transporter permease, translated as MIFLQNAIDAISLGAVYALAALGIGLIFSIMRLINFAHGELIMAGGFTLFSLVGQPLLVMILAAIMITTILALGMERVAFRPLRKANPATLLIASFAVSYLVQHTVLLMFGSRAIGVAFLSELGTSVEFGGLRVPRLQIVTIATTLCLMAGLVVFFRFSRIGLQMRAAAEDFTMARLVGVRANRVIAFAFAISGVLASMVSLYLVAQTGSVSYKMGVSMVLIAFVSSVIGGMGSVAGAALGGFLVGVVSVSLQAYLPVDLRPYRDAFVFLMFILFLFWRPDGLLMSRADRERV; from the coding sequence ATGATCTTCCTGCAAAACGCCATCGATGCCATCAGCCTCGGCGCTGTCTATGCGCTGGCGGCATTGGGGATCGGCCTGATCTTCAGCATCATGCGGCTGATCAATTTCGCTCATGGCGAGCTGATCATGGCCGGCGGCTTCACGCTTTTTTCCTTGGTCGGCCAGCCGCTTCTGGTGATGATCCTGGCGGCCATCATGATCACCACGATCCTGGCGCTCGGCATGGAGCGCGTTGCCTTCCGGCCGCTGCGCAAGGCCAATCCCGCAACGCTGCTGATCGCTTCCTTCGCGGTTTCCTATCTTGTGCAGCACACCGTGCTGTTGATGTTCGGATCGCGCGCCATCGGCGTCGCCTTTCTCTCCGAACTCGGCACCAGCGTTGAATTCGGCGGCTTGCGCGTGCCGCGCCTGCAGATCGTTACGATCGCAACCACACTCTGCCTGATGGCCGGGCTTGTCGTCTTCTTCCGCTTTTCGCGGATCGGACTGCAGATGCGCGCCGCCGCCGAGGATTTCACCATGGCCCGTCTCGTCGGGGTTCGTGCCAACCGGGTCATCGCCTTTGCATTCGCGATCTCCGGCGTGCTGGCAAGCATGGTGTCGCTTTATCTCGTCGCCCAGACCGGCAGCGTATCCTACAAGATGGGTGTGTCGATGGTGCTGATCGCCTTCGTCTCGTCGGTCATCGGCGGTATGGGATCGGTCGCCGGCGCGGCCCTTGGCGGCTTCCTCGTCGGCGTCGTCTCGGTCTCGCTTCAGGCCTATCTGCCCGTCGACCTGCGGCCGTATCGCGACGCCTTCGTCTTCCTGATGTTCATCCTGTTCCTGTTCTGGCGCCCGGATGGACTGCTGATGAGTCGCGCCGACCGGGAGCGGGTGTAG
- a CDS encoding hydantoinase B/oxoprolinase family protein, whose protein sequence is MAQSGKAKKLAKFDPTLLAVLSSRFESIIREMTNTVMKASRSSVIKNARDMSCGILTYDHRLVSVEEALPIHVNALELTTRPITELFDDVKEGDAFLNNSPFYGVTHHADLTLCVPVFFEGTPLFWTLSRSHHADIGAPEPSTYLPFAATIYQEGVHFPCVRIQENFKDKQDLIRIGLQKIRVSNIWYGDYRAQVGACRTGERRLKELVAQYGIDTVRDFIEAWMDYGERRAIAAIRKLPAGTYIYEVRHDPVAGVADEGIPIKAKVTVDPKKGLITVDVRDNPDCVPGGLNLTEACAVASCRIGVYYNLEASVPHNEGSSSRIVPLLRDGCVVGRPSHPIGTSCATSNVNERLANAVQCAFSEMGEPYGMAEGGGNFSAALGVVSGIDRRREASVEYITQLMLALSGGPANHGHDGWLTYECSVGNGIMVTDSIEVDEATYPILVEERRIRQDSMGFGQWNGAPAVEGAYRSLTGDMTLYVCGDGGTFPAKGVLGGLPGANGGTWRRGRNAEVERLPDFYNGAFTDGEAILYRSCAGGGYGRPDRRDPERVAEDVNRKWLSVATAREVYGVALTLCGNGIDYQVDTAGTERLRATN, encoded by the coding sequence ATGGCGCAATCGGGCAAAGCCAAGAAGCTGGCCAAGTTCGATCCCACGCTGCTCGCAGTGCTGTCGAGCCGGTTCGAGTCGATCATCCGCGAGATGACGAACACGGTTATGAAAGCGAGTCGTTCCAGCGTCATCAAGAACGCCCGTGATATGTCCTGTGGCATCCTCACCTATGATCACCGGCTGGTTTCGGTGGAGGAAGCGCTGCCGATCCACGTCAATGCGCTCGAGCTGACCACAAGGCCCATCACCGAACTGTTTGACGACGTGAAAGAAGGCGACGCATTCCTCAACAACAGCCCCTTCTACGGTGTCACCCATCATGCCGACCTCACGCTTTGCGTGCCGGTGTTCTTCGAAGGCACACCACTGTTCTGGACCTTGTCGCGGTCACACCATGCCGACATCGGTGCGCCGGAACCCTCGACCTACCTGCCGTTCGCGGCAACGATCTACCAGGAGGGCGTGCATTTCCCGTGCGTTCGTATCCAGGAGAACTTCAAGGACAAGCAGGATCTGATCCGCATCGGCCTGCAGAAGATCCGGGTCAGCAACATCTGGTACGGCGACTACCGGGCGCAGGTCGGGGCTTGCCGAACCGGGGAGCGCCGTCTCAAGGAACTGGTGGCGCAGTATGGGATCGACACCGTCCGCGACTTCATCGAGGCGTGGATGGACTATGGCGAGCGGCGCGCGATTGCCGCGATCAGGAAACTGCCGGCAGGTACCTACATTTATGAAGTCCGTCACGATCCGGTCGCCGGCGTCGCCGACGAGGGCATTCCGATCAAGGCGAAGGTGACGGTCGACCCGAAAAAGGGCCTGATCACCGTGGATGTGCGCGACAACCCCGACTGCGTCCCAGGCGGCCTCAACCTGACGGAGGCGTGCGCGGTGGCCTCTTGCCGGATCGGCGTCTACTACAATCTGGAAGCGAGCGTTCCGCACAATGAGGGCAGTTCGAGCCGGATCGTCCCGCTGCTGCGCGACGGTTGCGTCGTCGGGCGGCCGAGCCATCCGATCGGAACGTCCTGCGCCACCAGCAACGTCAATGAACGCCTAGCCAACGCGGTGCAATGCGCATTCTCCGAAATGGGCGAGCCCTATGGCATGGCGGAAGGCGGCGGCAATTTCTCGGCTGCCCTCGGCGTCGTCTCCGGCATCGACAGGCGCCGGGAAGCGAGCGTCGAATATATCACCCAGCTCATGCTGGCCCTGTCCGGCGGCCCTGCCAATCACGGCCATGATGGCTGGCTGACCTATGAGTGCTCGGTCGGCAACGGCATCATGGTCACCGACTCGATCGAGGTCGACGAAGCGACCTATCCTATCCTTGTCGAGGAACGGCGCATCCGCCAGGACAGCATGGGCTTCGGCCAATGGAACGGCGCTCCGGCCGTGGAGGGCGCCTACCGTTCGCTGACCGGCGACATGACGCTTTATGTCTGCGGCGATGGCGGCACATTTCCGGCCAAGGGCGTGCTCGGCGGATTGCCGGGTGCCAATGGCGGAACCTGGCGTCGCGGCCGAAATGCCGAGGTCGAGAGGTTGCCGGATTTCTACAACGGCGCGTTTACGGACGGCGAGGCCATCCTCTACCGCTCCTGCGCGGGCGGCGGCTATGGCCGGCCCGACCGGCGCGACCCAGAGCGTGTCGCGGAGGACGTCAACCGGAAATGGCTGAGCGTGGCGACCGCGCGCGAAGTCTACGGCGTCGCCCTGACGCTTTGCGGCAACGGTATCGACTACCAGGTCGACACCGCCGGGACCGAAAGGCTGCGCGCGACAAACTGA
- a CDS encoding RraA family protein codes for MPTRSFRAAFERLAPDALADWAAIPVTIVSDISAGHVVVDPRIRPLRPLAMGTRMVGQAVTARCDRSDFGAMLHAIDIAGQGEVVTVDAGGCLQTAYTGEILCGLARRKRVAGLIVNGAVRDVDTIAGWNDFPVYALGNTAKGPLSKEHGTVNGDIVFGGVAVRPGDIILGDNDGIAVIPLGDAGALLELAQQRVRMEEQWVRELVSGRTLIDVFSVPEAI; via the coding sequence ATGCCGACAAGGAGTTTCAGGGCCGCGTTTGAGCGGCTGGCGCCGGACGCGCTGGCGGACTGGGCAGCAATACCTGTCACGATCGTTTCCGATATCAGCGCCGGACATGTGGTGGTCGACCCGCGCATCAGGCCGCTCCGGCCGCTCGCCATGGGCACGAGAATGGTCGGACAAGCGGTCACCGCCAGGTGCGACCGTTCCGATTTCGGGGCGATGCTGCACGCCATCGACATTGCCGGCCAGGGCGAGGTCGTCACCGTCGATGCCGGCGGCTGCCTGCAGACAGCCTATACCGGCGAAATCCTCTGCGGCCTGGCGCGGCGCAAGCGGGTCGCGGGCCTGATCGTCAACGGGGCGGTCCGGGATGTCGACACGATCGCCGGCTGGAACGATTTTCCTGTCTACGCGCTCGGCAACACGGCCAAGGGCCCGCTGTCGAAAGAGCATGGCACGGTCAACGGCGACATCGTCTTCGGCGGCGTCGCGGTAAGGCCCGGAGACATCATACTTGGCGACAATGACGGCATTGCCGTCATCCCGCTGGGCGACGCCGGGGCGCTTCTCGAACTGGCGCAGCAAAGAGTCCGCATGGAAGAACAGTGGGTGAGGGAACTCGTCTCCGGCCGGACACTGATCGATGTCTTCAGCGTTCCAGAGGCGATATGA
- the argE gene encoding acetylornithine deacetylase, translating into MTIVDGAVDDSIAMIGDLIGFPTVSRDPNRDLLFYVEAYLARHGIACDIIWNDDRTKGNLWATIGPADVPGVILSGHSDVVPVDGQAWTSDPFVLRRAHGRIYGRGACDMKGFIGIVLAAVPGLVRRNLKVPIHIAISYDEEFGCTGVRSLIDRIAGMPIKPALCIVGEPTSMQVVIGHKGGGMYRATIAGKSAHSSLAPTAVNAIEYAAELIAFIKSLSCEHAHGGPHDHVYDISHSTLSVTTISGGTALNIIPNSCEFGFDIRSLPEVDARALIERIRGHAETMILPRMRAIAPEAEIIVEPIVEFVGLSTQADHPAVTFIKRLVGRNDHVKVAYGTEAGLFSNSAGVVSVVCGPGSIEQAHKPDEYLDLAEIERCRAFLDRLAGQLEDGGLPWL; encoded by the coding sequence ATGACGATTGTCGACGGCGCCGTGGACGACAGCATCGCCATGATCGGCGACCTCATCGGCTTTCCGACGGTGTCGCGCGATCCCAATCGCGATCTTCTGTTCTATGTGGAGGCATATCTCGCGCGCCACGGGATTGCCTGCGACATCATCTGGAACGACGACCGCACCAAGGGCAATCTGTGGGCGACGATCGGTCCGGCCGATGTGCCGGGCGTCATCCTTTCAGGACACAGCGACGTGGTGCCGGTCGACGGGCAGGCCTGGACAAGTGATCCGTTCGTGCTGCGACGAGCGCATGGACGCATCTACGGCCGGGGTGCCTGCGACATGAAGGGCTTCATCGGTATCGTGCTCGCCGCCGTTCCCGGTCTGGTGCGGCGCAATCTCAAGGTTCCGATCCACATCGCGATCTCCTACGATGAAGAGTTCGGCTGCACTGGCGTTCGCAGCCTGATCGACCGCATCGCCGGCATGCCGATCAAGCCGGCGCTCTGTATCGTTGGCGAACCGACCAGCATGCAGGTGGTGATCGGCCACAAGGGCGGCGGCATGTACCGGGCCACGATCGCCGGCAAAAGCGCCCATTCCAGCCTCGCGCCGACTGCCGTCAACGCCATTGAATATGCCGCGGAACTGATCGCCTTCATCAAGAGCTTGTCTTGCGAACACGCCCATGGCGGGCCGCACGATCATGTCTATGATATCAGCCATTCCACCCTGTCGGTGACGACCATCTCCGGCGGCACCGCACTCAACATCATTCCGAACAGCTGTGAATTCGGCTTTGACATCCGTTCGTTGCCCGAGGTCGATGCGCGCGCCCTGATCGAGCGTATCCGCGGCCATGCCGAAACCATGATCCTGCCCCGGATGCGGGCGATCGCGCCCGAGGCCGAAATCATCGTCGAGCCGATTGTCGAATTCGTCGGCCTGTCGACGCAGGCGGATCATCCCGCGGTGACGTTCATCAAGCGCCTTGTCGGACGCAACGATCACGTCAAGGTCGCCTACGGCACCGAGGCCGGTCTGTTCAGCAATTCGGCCGGGGTGGTCTCGGTTGTATGCGGGCCGGGATCCATCGAGCAGGCCCACAAGCCGGACGAATATCTCGATCTTGCCGAGATCGAACGCTGCCGTGCCTTTCTCGATCGCCTGGCGGGCCAACTCGAGGACGGCGGACTGCCGTGGCTGTGA
- a CDS encoding ABC transporter substrate-binding protein → MKQRQLLKTGLVSKTGLAALALSAALSGARAEDPIIIGAAIAQSGAIAPYDDGPAKAMEIAVDEINAKGGILGRQLKIIYSDTKSDIAYGATAAQDVIDKGAKMVVVTCDYDYGSAAASVADGAGLIAFSTCAGDPKFGPSGIGPNAFTMATGAPGQAVALAEWAYNVKGWRTAYVLLDTTIAFDASFADFFTRRWTELAGPEGLIGKDTFGGEDPQIASQITRIKALPKQPDVMVLSSFPPGGSSAMRQLRAADVNVPLLGSESWDGDYWLEAVPNLSNFYLVTYGSVFGNDSRPEVVAFMDKFKKKFDTRPVTSHAMTGYSVIQGWTKAVEKAGTFDTDKVRDALETFVDEPLLAGPTTFTKDTHINMRRDLILLEVKDGKPGNVVSVIKAEQMPK, encoded by the coding sequence ATGAAACAACGTCAATTGTTGAAAACTGGTCTTGTATCGAAAACGGGCCTGGCGGCCCTGGCGCTTTCCGCCGCCCTTTCGGGCGCGCGGGCCGAGGATCCGATCATCATCGGAGCTGCGATTGCCCAGAGCGGCGCGATCGCTCCCTATGACGACGGTCCGGCCAAGGCGATGGAGATCGCCGTGGACGAAATAAATGCCAAGGGCGGCATACTCGGCCGGCAGCTCAAGATCATCTATTCCGACACCAAGTCGGACATCGCTTATGGTGCGACGGCGGCGCAGGACGTCATCGACAAGGGCGCGAAGATGGTCGTGGTCACCTGCGACTATGACTATGGCAGCGCGGCGGCGTCAGTCGCCGATGGTGCGGGGCTGATTGCCTTCTCCACCTGTGCCGGCGATCCGAAGTTCGGCCCATCGGGCATTGGCCCGAACGCGTTCACCATGGCCACCGGCGCGCCCGGACAGGCGGTGGCGCTGGCCGAATGGGCGTATAATGTGAAGGGATGGCGCACAGCCTATGTGCTGCTCGACACGACCATCGCCTTCGACGCCAGCTTCGCCGACTTCTTCACGCGCCGCTGGACCGAGTTGGCCGGACCCGAAGGACTTATCGGCAAGGACACGTTCGGCGGCGAGGATCCCCAGATCGCCAGCCAGATTACCCGCATCAAGGCATTGCCCAAGCAGCCGGATGTAATGGTGCTCAGCTCGTTTCCACCAGGCGGATCGAGCGCGATGCGCCAGTTGCGTGCGGCCGACGTCAATGTGCCGCTGCTCGGCTCCGAGTCCTGGGATGGTGACTATTGGCTGGAGGCCGTTCCCAATCTCAGCAATTTCTACCTCGTGACGTATGGTTCCGTTTTCGGCAACGACAGCCGTCCGGAAGTCGTTGCGTTCATGGACAAGTTCAAGAAGAAGTTCGACACACGTCCGGTTACTTCCCATGCGATGACTGGCTACAGCGTCATCCAGGGCTGGACGAAGGCGGTCGAGAAGGCCGGTACATTCGATACCGACAAGGTCCGCGACGCGCTGGAGACCTTTGTCGACGAGCCGCTGCTTGCCGGACCAACCACCTTCACCAAGGACACGCACATCAACATGCGGCGCGATCTCATTCTGCTCGAGGTAAAGGACGGCAAGCCCGGCAACGTCGTCAGTGTCATCAAGGCGGAGCAGATGCCGAAGTAG
- a CDS encoding ABC transporter ATP-binding protein: protein MLNIRDLHVNYGNIVALRGVSLDVGEGEIVAVIGPNGAGKSTLLLAVAGVVKARAGSIELAGRNTAQMQAEALVSAGLSLVPEGRHIFGSLSVAENLALGATVRRDRKQIAADIDKVLAMFPVLKDRYRQRANKLSGGEQQMLAIGRAMLARPKLLLLDEPSLGLAPLVVNQVYQAVLELRRSGVTVLIVEQNVTRALAAADRTYVLSSGAIAMSGKSADLSGTAAFDAAYFGVAGEGGKP from the coding sequence TTGCTGAATATCCGCGACCTGCACGTCAACTATGGCAACATCGTTGCCTTGCGCGGCGTTTCGCTCGATGTCGGTGAGGGCGAGATCGTCGCCGTGATCGGCCCGAACGGCGCCGGCAAGTCGACGCTGTTGCTGGCGGTCGCCGGCGTGGTGAAAGCGCGCGCCGGCAGCATCGAGCTTGCCGGGCGCAACACCGCCCAGATGCAGGCCGAAGCGCTGGTTTCCGCCGGTCTGTCGCTGGTTCCGGAAGGCCGCCACATCTTTGGTTCGCTGAGCGTGGCGGAAAACCTGGCGCTCGGTGCGACGGTTCGCCGGGACAGAAAGCAGATCGCGGCCGACATAGACAAAGTGCTGGCCATGTTTCCGGTGCTGAAGGACCGGTATCGGCAGCGTGCCAACAAGCTTTCGGGCGGCGAGCAGCAGATGCTGGCAATCGGCCGTGCGATGCTGGCGCGACCAAAGCTCCTGCTTCTCGACGAACCATCGCTTGGGCTGGCGCCACTGGTGGTCAACCAGGTCTACCAGGCGGTACTCGAACTCAGGCGCTCGGGTGTCACGGTGCTGATCGTCGAGCAGAACGTGACACGCGCGCTGGCAGCGGCCGACCGCACCTATGTGCTGAGTTCCGGAGCAATCGCGATGTCGGGCAAGTCGGCCGACCTTTCGGGCACGGCCGCGTTCGACGCGGCCTATTTCGGTGTCGCGGGTGAAGGGGGAAAACCATGA
- a CDS encoding Zn-ribbon domain-containing OB-fold protein, with the protein MTDNLSFSDLGAADPTTEPFWQACVERRLTVQRCTACGSHQFYPRPFCLSCEATELEWVGAKGSGTIYSLTTVRMPVSEDLAPPYLLALVDLDEGPRLLTNIEAESAGIGDRVTVAWRRRDGLPPLPVFRLSAG; encoded by the coding sequence GTGACTGACAATCTTTCCTTCTCCGATCTCGGCGCGGCCGACCCAACCACCGAGCCGTTCTGGCAGGCCTGCGTGGAAAGGCGGCTGACCGTGCAGCGCTGCACGGCTTGCGGGTCGCATCAGTTCTATCCGCGGCCGTTCTGCCTTTCCTGCGAGGCGACCGAGCTCGAATGGGTGGGCGCCAAGGGAAGCGGCACGATCTATTCGCTTACCACGGTCCGCATGCCGGTCAGCGAGGATCTGGCGCCTCCCTACCTTCTCGCACTCGTCGATCTCGACGAGGGGCCAAGGCTGCTGACCAATATCGAGGCCGAAAGCGCAGGGATCGGCGACCGCGTGACCGTCGCCTGGCGGCGGCGCGACGGGTTGCCGCCGCTTCCCGTCTTCAGGCTTTCGGCCGGGTGA
- a CDS encoding acetyl-CoA acetyltransferase, with translation MPHILTASPVYIVGAAETPLGKVLDQSELSMVALAAKEALGEAGLGLRDVDALFTNYMGEEGSVQLGEYLGVRPRYAESSDMGGASFEFFVHHAMTAIATGRCDVALIAYASRQRSRRNRKKAAAALDGSLSAQFETPYGIHFPIGHYALSAARYMHQYGATPEHLAEIAVAARQWAGLNPKAWVRDPLTIEEVMASPMLCDPLRKLDCCLVTDGGGAIVVARKDRARDAAKRPVRVLGAGESHVQWHVAQCPDLTVTPGVASGREAFAMAGVKPGDVDVFEPYDNFTHAVLLYLEDLGFCGKGEAGAFVSEGRLRPGGSLPSMTSGGGLSYCHPGALGILLLIEAVRQLRGEAGDRQVPGAEIAVAHGTGGLAFSTASTVVLARD, from the coding sequence ATGCCTCACATCTTGACCGCCTCACCCGTCTATATCGTCGGTGCGGCCGAGACGCCCCTTGGAAAGGTGCTGGACCAGAGCGAGCTGTCGATGGTGGCGCTGGCCGCCAAGGAGGCGCTGGGAGAAGCCGGGCTGGGCCTGCGCGACGTCGATGCGCTCTTCACCAACTATATGGGCGAGGAGGGGTCCGTCCAGCTTGGCGAATATCTCGGGGTGCGGCCGCGCTACGCCGAATCGTCTGATATGGGCGGTGCCTCTTTCGAGTTTTTCGTACACCATGCCATGACGGCGATAGCGACCGGCCGGTGCGATGTCGCGCTCATCGCCTATGCCTCGCGTCAACGCAGCCGCCGAAACCGCAAGAAGGCGGCTGCTGCTCTGGATGGTTCGCTCTCCGCGCAGTTCGAGACGCCCTACGGCATCCATTTTCCGATCGGTCACTATGCGCTGAGCGCGGCGCGCTACATGCACCAGTACGGCGCCACGCCAGAGCATCTGGCCGAAATCGCCGTCGCGGCGCGGCAATGGGCCGGGCTCAACCCGAAGGCCTGGGTCCGCGATCCCCTCACCATCGAGGAGGTGATGGCGTCGCCGATGCTGTGCGATCCGTTGCGCAAGCTCGACTGCTGCCTAGTCACCGACGGCGGCGGCGCCATCGTGGTGGCGCGCAAGGACCGGGCGCGTGATGCCGCCAAACGGCCAGTGCGCGTCCTCGGTGCCGGCGAGAGCCATGTCCAGTGGCATGTCGCGCAGTGCCCCGACCTGACGGTGACGCCGGGTGTGGCCTCCGGCCGTGAAGCCTTTGCAATGGCCGGCGTGAAACCGGGCGATGTCGACGTGTTCGAGCCCTACGACAATTTCACCCATGCCGTGCTGCTCTATCTGGAGGATCTCGGCTTCTGCGGGAAAGGCGAGGCGGGTGCCTTCGTCTCGGAAGGCCGCCTCAGGCCCGGCGGCAGCCTGCCCAGCATGACTTCCGGCGGCGGCCTTTCCTATTGCCATCCAGGTGCGCTCGGGATTCTCCTTTTGATCGAAGCGGTGCGCCAGTTGCGCGGCGAAGCCGGCGACCGCCAGGTTCCCGGCGCCGAAATCGCGGTCGCGCACGGCACCGGCGGCCTTGCCTTCTCGACAGCCTCGACCGTGGTGCTCGCCCGTGACTGA
- a CDS encoding NAD(P)/FAD-dependent oxidoreductase → MAVKRGFDAIVVGAGIAGTASAYYLRQAGLSVALVDTHHPGWGASGRNPGFLWLQTKAAGLAMDFSLAGRRFAETLAGELPDFGFRASGGLITWRDDVFEPVARAFVADRVAAGLPVSLLDRPALRDLCPDISPEVSGAVWNPLDAHQDTRLLVRHLADAFQNGGGSILAPARVESIALTDSTCRGVRLADGTEIESGVVVVAAGPWSNLLLGPLGLDISFTPTRFEAAETAPAPFRIKPVISGQSLFRFFTPPGIDATSLPREPVELLRPELGFTGQIASFPDGSLQFGCAYEIGSDDDRATVAGQAMACSIMSRNFQAMASLPILRQWAGIVAQTPDGLPVIDAGSGPEGLILNTGHFFGNLAGVFSGRIVAQLASGQELVYPVEGFSRRRFTRVAA, encoded by the coding sequence GTGGCTGTGAAGCGCGGTTTCGACGCGATCGTCGTCGGCGCCGGAATAGCCGGCACGGCCAGCGCCTATTATCTGCGCCAGGCCGGGCTCTCGGTGGCGCTTGTCGACACGCATCATCCCGGCTGGGGGGCGTCGGGCCGCAATCCTGGCTTTCTCTGGCTGCAGACCAAGGCGGCAGGGCTGGCCATGGACTTTTCGCTTGCCGGACGCCGGTTCGCCGAAACGCTTGCCGGCGAATTGCCGGATTTCGGCTTCCGCGCCAGCGGCGGGCTGATCACCTGGCGCGACGACGTCTTCGAGCCGGTGGCGCGCGCCTTCGTCGCAGACCGGGTTGCCGCGGGGTTGCCGGTGTCCCTGCTCGACCGGCCGGCTCTTCGAGATCTCTGTCCTGACATTTCGCCGGAGGTCTCCGGAGCGGTTTGGAATCCTCTCGACGCGCACCAGGACACGCGGCTTCTGGTGCGCCACCTTGCCGATGCTTTCCAAAACGGAGGCGGCAGCATCCTTGCGCCGGCGCGGGTCGAAAGTATCGCCCTGACGGATTCGACCTGCCGGGGTGTCAGGCTGGCGGATGGCACGGAAATCGAAAGCGGCGTCGTGGTGGTGGCTGCCGGGCCATGGTCCAACCTTTTGCTCGGACCGTTGGGGCTCGACATTTCCTTCACGCCGACGCGTTTCGAGGCGGCGGAGACCGCGCCGGCGCCTTTCAGGATAAAGCCCGTGATCTCGGGGCAGTCGCTGTTCCGCTTCTTCACGCCGCCGGGCATCGATGCGACAAGCCTGCCGCGCGAGCCGGTGGAACTCTTGCGCCCCGAACTCGGCTTTACCGGACAGATCGCAAGCTTCCCCGATGGGTCGCTGCAGTTCGGCTGCGCCTACGAGATCGGCAGCGACGATGACCGGGCGACAGTGGCCGGGCAGGCGATGGCATGCTCGATCATGAGCCGCAATTTTCAGGCGATGGCCAGCCTGCCGATCCTGAGGCAATGGGCAGGTATCGTCGCGCAGACGCCGGATGGCCTGCCCGTCATCGATGCCGGGAGTGGTCCCGAGGGATTGATCCTCAACACCGGTCATTTCTTCGGCAACCTCGCGGGCGTATTTTCCGGCAGGATCGTCGCTCAACTGGCAAGCGGGCAGGAGCTTGTCTATCCTGTTGAAGGATTTTCGCGACGGCGTTTCACTCGGGTGGCCGCGTAG